In one window of Helianthus annuus cultivar XRQ/B chromosome 17, HanXRQr2.0-SUNRISE, whole genome shotgun sequence DNA:
- the LOC110921965 gene encoding transcription factor RF2a, whose protein sequence is MPPAHPQIPPLSPCSQIPVTRSPGNHQQPEGSQDLTLGVGPSHSQPSFYSVDSLPPLSPSSYRGLGVLGDVTVSLPPRKTHRRANSDIPFGFSTILQSSPPLLPLRGFKSVDGSGSLRTNVKREANWEKTGGESNGEVVDDLLSSYINLNGHGKLNSFRTENGGDSSDNEATSSVIGGANNVQRLEMCSVSDKKDGLKRSAGGDIAPTRHYRSVSMDSVMGKMNFVDESIKLLPSPGGQIGKSSSSDAVDANSDTFSLEFGNGVFNGAELKKIMASENLAEMALTDPKRVKRILANRLSAARSKERKMRYIAELENKVQTLQNEATALFTQVTLLQRDLTSLTSQNNELKFRLQAMEEQAHLRDALNDTLTAEVERLKIMKMELSEDGSRFSQLSINPQMFQLHHQAQQHSQQQTGSTTAD, encoded by the exons ATGCCTCCAGCTCATCCACAAATCCCACCCCTCTCACCTTGTTCACAAATCCCCGTTACTCGTAGTCCTGGAAATCATCAGCAACCCGAGGGTTCACAGGATTTGACGCTTGGCGTGGGGCCGTCCCATTCGCAGCCCTCGTTTTATTCAGTTGATTCTTTGCCCCCTTTGAGCCCGTCTTCCTATCGCGGTCTAGGTGTGCTAGGTGATGTAACAGTAAGCCTTCCGCCTCGTAAGACGCACAGGCGGGCCAATAGTGATATTCCGTTTGGGTTTTCGACTATATTGCAGTCGTCACCACCGTTGCTCCCGTTAAGAGGTTTTAAAAGCGTTGATGGGTCTGGAAGTTTGAGGACTAATGTTAAACGCGAAGCGAATTGGGAGAAAACTGGTGGTGAAAGCAATGGTGAAGTTGTTGATGATTTGTTGTCTTCTTATATTAACTTAAACGGTCATGGTAAGTTAAACTCGTTTAGAACCGAAAACGGAGGTGATAGCAGTGATAACGAAGCTACAAGTAGTGTAATCGGAGGTGCTAACAATGTGCAGCGGTTAGAAATGTGTTCAGTTTCGGATAAAAAAGACGGGCTTAAAAGGAGTGCAGGTGGAGATATTGCTCCAACACGGCACTATAGAAGTGTTTCGATGGATAGCGTTATGGGGAAGATGAACTTTGTTGATGAATCAATTAAGCTGTTACCTTCTCCTGGAGGGCAAATAGGTAAATCATCATCGAGTGATGCGGTTGATGCGAATTCAGATACGTTTAGCTTAGAGTTTGGAAATGGCGTGTTTAATGGGGCCGAGCTTAAGAAAATTATGGCTAGCGAGAACCTTGCTGAGATGGCTTTAACTGATCCGAAGAGGGTCAAAAG GATTTTGGCTAATCGACTATCAGCTGCTCGTTCTAAAGAAAGGAAGATGCGTTATATTGCAGAATTGGAAAACAAGGTTCAAACTTTACAGAATGAAGCAACAGCATTATTTACGCAGGTTACATTATTGCAG AGAGATCTAACTAGCTTAACAAGTCAAAATAATGAGCTCAAGTTTCGTCTGCAAGCGATGGAAGAGCAAGCTCACCTTCGGGATG CTCTAAATGACACCTTAACTGCTGAGGTCGAACGTTTGAAGATAATGAAGATGGAGTTAAGCGAGGATGGTTCTAGATTTTCTCAGTTATCGATCAATCCACAAATGTTTCAGTTACATCATCAGGCACAGCAGCATTCGCAACAGCAAACTGGCAGCACAACTGCAGATTAG